In the Heterodontus francisci isolate sHetFra1 chromosome 6, sHetFra1.hap1, whole genome shotgun sequence genome, one interval contains:
- the LOC137371602 gene encoding putative nuclease HARBI1, with product MITAALNFYASGSFQGSTRDMCGVSQSTVPHCIKEVTNGLLRRAGDYVHYRTDPESQSERAIGFGAIAGFRQVQESASYKCVPTSWEAATTHSYFGSLRCHIYFTPPARLQGWILGDKGYSLRKWLLTPVRNPSNDVKERYTTCHDSTIEQAIGMLKMCFCCLNRSSGALQYAPQKFGCIVLVCCILRNIALQRLEALPEEDMWEYESSFDEQDTEGTQGQAAMNDLRRVMEGRHLEQHASEVFEI from the exons ATGATTACTGCggccctaaacttttatgcctctggatcattccagggatccaccagggacatgtgtggtgtctctcaatccacaGTGccacactgcatcaaggaggtaaccaatggTCTGctcaggagggctggtgactatgtgcactacaggacagaccctgagagtcagtccGAGagagccattggatttggggccattgcgggattccgacaggtgcaag AAAGtgcttcctacaagtgtgtgcccacttcctgggaagctgcCACAACTCATTCATACTTCGGCAGTCTCAGGTGCCACATTTATTTCACTCCCCCCGCTCGCCTTcaagggtggattcttggggataaagGCTACTCATTGAGGAAATGGCTTCTGACACCcgtaaggaaccccagcaatgatgtgAAAGAGCGTTACACCACCTGCCATGactccaccattgagcaggccattggtatgctgaagatgtgtTTCTGCTGCCTCAACAGATCTAGTGGAGCTCTTCAGTATGCCCCACAGAAGTTTGGGTGCATCGTTTTAGTCTGTTGCATTCTACGTAACATAGCACTACAGAGGTTGGAGGCATTGCCAGAGGAAGACATGTGGGAGTATGAATCTTCCTTTGATGAacaggacacagagggcacacaaggccaagcaGCCATGAATGATCTGAGAAGAGTGATGGAGGGCAGACATCTCGAGCAGCATGCAAGCGAG